In Gambusia affinis linkage group LG06, SWU_Gaff_1.0, whole genome shotgun sequence, one DNA window encodes the following:
- the LOC122832899 gene encoding oocyte zinc finger protein XlCOF19-like, whose protein sequence is MEEFLKLLDFLEEDYININNPVVPSAEDETCIFQNILYEDEGEGEDLACFSESKPNDPVDSEENNGHDNCRENSESVSTQPVNTSKMVHVCDQCGKSFSKSRRLKFHQRIHTGERPYSCDQCGKSFTQKRHLTGHQLIHTGERPYRCDQCEKTFTHNADLTVHQRTHTGERPYSCDQCEKHFTKKVNLTVHQRTHTGEKPYSCNQCGKKFAQKSNLKVHQHIHTELKSYSCDKCGKSFTKKVNLTVHQRIHTGVKPHKCDQCGKRFAQKGNLKNHQHSHTMEKSFTCHQCGKCYIHMRSLIQHKKSHQHEIYSPQV, encoded by the exons ATGGAGGAATTTCTGAAACTTCTGGATTTCCTGGAGGAAGATTACATCAACATAAATAATCCAGTAGTGCCTTCAGCAGAG GATGAGACCTGCATCTTCCAGAATATACTTTATGAGGATGAGGGTGAGGGTGAGGATTTGGCTTGCTTCAGTGAAAGCAAGCCAAATGATCCAGTCGACTCTGAGGAAAACAACGGCCATGACAACTGCAGAGAGAATTCAGAGAGTGTTTCCACTCAGCCGGTCAACACTAGCAAAATGGTTCATGTCTGTGACCAGTGTGGGAAGAGTTTCAGCAAATCTAGAAGGCTTAAATTTCACCAGCGCATCCACACTGGAGAGAGGCCATACAGCTGTGACCAGTGTGGGAAGAGCTTCACTCAGAAAAGGCATCTGACTGGCCATCAGCTTATTCATACGGGAGAAAGACCTTACCGCTGTGACCAGTGTGAGAAGACATTCACCCACAATGCGGATTTGACAGTCCATCAGCGCACTCACACCGGGGAAAGACCATACAGCTGTGACCAATGTGAGAAACATTTCACTAAAAAAGTCAACTTAACAGTCCATCAGCGCACCCACACTGGAGAGAAGCCGTACAGCTGTAACCAGTGTGGGAAAAAATTCGCCCAGAAAAGCAATCTCAAGGTCCATCAGCACATCCACACTGAATTAAAGTCATACAGCTGTGATAAGTGTGGGAAAAGTTTTACCAAAAAAGTTAACTTGACAGTTCACCAGCGCATCCACACTGGAGTAAAACCACATAAGTGTGACCAGTGTGGGAAGAGATTCGCTCAGAAAGGGAATCTGAAGAACCATCAGCACAGCCACACCATGGAAAAGTCTTTCACCTGTCATCAGTGTGGGAAGTGTTATATTCACATGCGGTCTCTTATACAGCATAAGAAGTCTCACCAACATGAAATATATTCACCTCAGGTCTAA